In the genome of Ananas comosus cultivar F153 linkage group 11, ASM154086v1, whole genome shotgun sequence, one region contains:
- the LOC109717144 gene encoding uncharacterized protein LOC109717144 translates to MRVEKLRDLRRGRLVHRAGRLAHRALYPDPGAFPPKPVRHVTLHVAPHAAPSVGPGERPEEYVIXRLVHRAGRLAHRALYPDPGAFPPKPVRHVTLHVAPHAAPSVGPGERPEEYVIYLDPLALVALTPAEADAAVSLAVRRAVARVLMWDPPEEVADAVADYVASAAAAEPSEPDVGGSAGASCWSEGFVRYCEARREGFVARLNREARARWSERAVESALGEPGARSTSASQHATSAL, encoded by the exons ATGC GCGTCGAGAAGCTTCGGGATCTCCGTCGTGGTCGCCTCGTGCACCGCGCCGGCCGCCTCGCCCACCGCGCCCTCTACCCGGACCCCGGCGCCTTCCCGCCGAAGCCCGTACGCCACGTCACCCTCCACGTCGCCCCCCACGCCGCCCCCTCCGTGGGCCCCGGCGAGCGCCCCGAGGAGTACGTGATCTNGCGCCTCGTGCACCGCGCCGGCCGCCTCGCCCACCGCGCCCTCTACCCGGACCCCGGCGCCTTCCCGCCGAAGCCCGTACGCCACGTCACCCTCCACGTCGCCCCCCACGCCGCCCCCTCCGTGGGCCCCGGCGAGCGCCCCGAGGAGTACGTGATCTACCTCGACCCGCTGGCCCTCGTGGCGCTGACGCCGGCCGAGGCCGACGCGGCGGTGTCGCTCGCGGTGCGCCGCGCAGTGGCGCGCGTGCTCATGTGGGACCCGCCCGAGGAGGTGGCGGACGCGGTGGCGGACTACGTGGCCtcggcggctgcggcggagcCGAGCGAGCCCGACGTCGGCGGGTCGGCCGGTGCGTCGTGTTGGTCGGAGGGGTTCGTGCGGTACTGCGAGGCGCGGCGCGAGGGGTTCGTGGCGCGGCTCAACCGGGAGGCGCGAGCGCGGTGGAGCGAACGCGCGGTGGAGAGCGCGTTGGGGGAGCCGGGCGCGCGCTCCACGTCAGCATCGCAGCACGCCACGTCAGCGCTGTAG
- the LOC109717568 gene encoding glucan endo-1,3-beta-glucosidase 12-like, producing MGVRAIQCLILLLGFLLCSGTLTKDSDDTAIKLNDPTEEPVIRTSDKNFTHRLLYDDTELQSSDTLPQMDVVTPIATVPVINPSNPTATMTPTFPSYNPNPTPAASNPGNPMMTPVTTPYSTPTTATPVSSGQSWCVASQTASQTALQVALDYACGYGGADCSAIQPGGSCYNPNTLHDHASYAFNNYYQKNPIPTSCDFGGTAVITNVDPSTQTCQYPSTSTSSSVLNTTYPPGSTVFGSIPPPSTYSASTRMSIPTFVAFVCLVITVISSDVYK from the exons ATGGGTGTGAGAGCAATCCAGTGTCTGATCCTTCTTCTGGGCTTCCTCCTCTGTTCTG GTACACTTACTAAAGATTCCGACGACACCGCGATAAAACTCAATGATCCAACAGAAGAACCAGTGATTCGAACCTCTGATAAGAATTTTACCCATAGATTGCTCTATGATGATACTGAACTACAGTCCTCAGACACTCTGCCTCAAATGGATGTTGTCACCCCGATCGCGACAGTTCCGGTGATCAACCCCTCGAACCCCACCGCTACCATGACGCCGACATTCCCTTCCTACAACCCGAACCCCACCCCCGCTGCTTCGAACCCAGGTAATCCCATGATGACCCCGGTCACGACCCCGTACTCCACGCCGACAACTGCCACACCGGTTTCGTCGGGCCAAAGCTGGTGCGTGGCGAGCCAGACCGCCTCGCAGACTGCGCTGCAGGTTGCTCTAGACTACGCTTGCGGATATGGGGGTGCAGATTGTTCCGCGATACAGCCGGGCGGGAGCTGTTACAATCCTAACACGCTTCACGACCACGCGTCGTATGCGTTCAACAATTACTATCAGAAGAACCCGATCCCGACGAGTTGCGATTTCGGCGGGACTGCGGTCATTACCAACGTCGATCCGA GTACTCAAACATGCCAGTATCCGTCGACAag TACAAGTTCGTCGGTCCTTAATACGACCTACCCGCCAGGATCAACCGTGTTTGGATCGATCCCTCCGCCCTCAACCTACTCCGCCTCCACTCGAATGAGCATACCGACGTTCGTAGCATTCGTTTGTCTCGTGATTACGGTGATCTCATCAGATGTCTACAAGTAG
- the LOC109717866 gene encoding glycerol-3-phosphate acyltransferase 1, whose amino-acid sequence MVFLMVLLKIAAHWLLTCYRAGRKIRSYGFLHRNNPCRLQQISSLCSPASKCSLEGRESHTLVCDFHGALLRSTSPFPFFMLVAFEGGGLLRALLLLLCFPLVWALGQNGELGLRLMAFVTFFGLRRKDMELVARAVLPKFYLENLHLHGYEVLSSVKRKVVVTSMPRVMVEGFLEEYLHVDRVVAPELHVVMNGRYFSGLMHGSGLATKLRALKELFGEAKADVGLVSPSNPHDHLFLSHSKEGYVVNNDDDAVLPREKYPKPLIFHDGRLAFLPTPFAMTALLVFLPLGLTLSFIRIMLGVVPYKFSYMIGAATGVRFRVAGQRKSMVGAAAAGSKGAAFVLTHRTLLDPVMLSVALQRPVPAVTYSLSRVSELISPVRTVRLTRDRARDAETMRRLLAEGDLAVCPEGTTCREPYLLRFSPLFAELADAVEPAAVDARGGWLYGTTASGHKWLDPVVFLMNPAPAYRIAFLGRLPTEMTRAGGWTAAEVANRVQRQLADALGFECTGLTRRDKYLILAGNEGVLGDRCSK is encoded by the exons atGGTTTTTCTCATGGTGCTTCTCAAAATAGCAGCTCACTGGCTCCTCACATGCTACAGAGCGGGTAGGAAAATAAGAAGCTACGGCTTTCTCCACAGGAACAACCCATGCAGGCTACAGCAGATCTCTTCTCTGTGCTCTCCTGCGTCCAAGTGCTCTTTGGAGGGGAGAGAGTCCCATACTCTCGTGTGCGACTTCCATGGGGCCCTGTTGAGATCCACCTCTCCTTTCCCCTTCTTCATGTTGGTGGCCTTCGAAGGTGGTGGGCTCTTGAGGGCTCTCCTTTTGCTGCTGTGTTTCCCACTGGTTTGGGCCCTGGGCCAAAATGGGGAGCTGGGTTTGAGGCTCATGGCCTTCGTCACCTTCTTCGGGCTGAGGAGGAAGGACATGGAGCTCGTGGCGAGAGCCGTGTTGCCCAAGTTCTATTTGGAGAACCTCCACCTCCATGGGTACGAGGTGTTGAGCTCCGTGAAGAGGAAGGTGGTGGTCACTAGCATGCCTAGGGTTATGGTGGAAGGGTTCTTGGAGGAGTACCTTCACGTGGATCGAGTGGTGGCTCCGGAGCTTCATGTGGTCATGAATGGGAGGTACTTTAGTGGGCTCATGCATGGATCCGGGTTGGCCACGAAGCTGCGAGCTCTAAAAGAGCTTTTCGGAGAAGCAAAAGCAGATGTGGGTCTCGTGAGCCCCTCTAACCCACATGACCACCTCTTCCTCTCCCACTCCAAG GAAGGATACGTAGtgaacaacgacgacgacgcaGTACTGCCGAGGGAGAAGTACCCTAAGCCGTTGATCTTCCACGACGGACGGCTAGCGTTCCTCCCCACGCCGTTCGCCATGACGGCGCTACTGGTGTTCCTGCCTCTGGGGCTCACCCTCTCGTTCATCCGGATCATGCTGGGGGTCGTCCCCTACAAATTCTCGTACATGATCGGCGCGGCGACGGGGGTCCGGTTCCGGGTGGCGGGCCAAAGGAAGTCGATGgtgggcgcggcggcggcggggtcgAAGGGCGCGGCGTTCGTGCTGACGCACCGGACGCTGCTGGACCCGGTGATGCTGAGCGTGGCGCTGCAGCGGCCGGTGCCGGCGGTGACCTACAGCCTGAGCCGGGTGTCGGAGCTGATCTCGCCGGTGCGGACGGTGCGGCTGACGCGGGACCGGGCGCGCGATGCGGAGACGATGCGCCGGCTGCTGGCGGAGGGCGACCTGGCCGTCTGCCCCGAGGGCACCACCTGCCGCGAGCCCTACCTGCTGCGCTTCAGCCCGCTCTTCGCCGAGCTGGCGGACGCCGTCGAGCCGGCAGCCGTCGACGCCCGCGGCGGCTGGCTCTACGGCACCACCGCCAGCGGCCACAAGTGGCTCGACCCCGTCGTCTTCCTGATGAACCCCGCGCCCGCCTACCGCATCGCCTTCCTCGGCCGCCTCCCGACGGAGATGACCCGCGCCGGCGGCTGGACCGCCGCCGAGGTCGCCAACCGGGTGCAGCGCCAGCTCGCCGACGCCCTCGGCTTCGAGTGCACCGGCCTCACACGCAGGGACAAATACTTGATCCTCGCCGGAAACGAAGGTGTCCTCGGAGATCGCTGCAGCAAGTAG